In Nitrosopumilaceae archaeon, the following proteins share a genomic window:
- the trpD gene encoding anthranilate phosphoribosyltransferase, which produces MISELTNKLSLYQDLGYDEMSSVMDELFKGQIPPQEGANFLRNLTDKGESDEELLAMLDKMQQYAIHINPKRSGRIIDVCGTGGDKMKTFNVSTTAAFVINGVGGTVAKHGNRSVSGIYGSADIFEYFGYDLSMSQERVTEIIEKCGIGFMFAQKFHPAMKNIAEARKILGSRTAFNLLGPLSNPARVKNQLVGVFSADYLERIVLLLKSRNAENVMTVLSHDGLDELSTTSKNQICHLKNGKISIRVLNPIDFGLTKGSLGDIQISSKDDAIKSFISVLRGTANKSMIEVTALNAAAGLIISDIADDFHDAIPMALDSIKSGKAYDAFRNFIRFCGNIEKVEEFEKS; this is translated from the coding sequence ATGATTTCAGAATTAACAAACAAACTTTCATTGTATCAGGATCTTGGTTATGATGAAATGAGTAGTGTTATGGATGAGTTATTCAAAGGACAAATTCCTCCGCAAGAAGGAGCCAATTTTTTAAGAAATTTAACTGACAAAGGAGAATCTGATGAAGAACTTTTGGCAATGCTAGACAAAATGCAACAATATGCTATTCATATCAACCCAAAAAGATCCGGTAGAATAATTGACGTATGTGGTACAGGCGGTGATAAGATGAAAACATTCAATGTCTCCACAACAGCTGCATTTGTAATAAATGGTGTAGGTGGAACAGTGGCAAAGCACGGAAACAGATCAGTTTCTGGAATTTATGGTAGCGCAGATATTTTTGAATATTTTGGATATGATCTAAGTATGTCACAAGAAAGAGTGACTGAAATTATAGAAAAATGTGGAATAGGATTTATGTTTGCACAGAAATTTCATCCAGCAATGAAAAACATTGCAGAGGCAAGAAAAATTCTTGGGTCAAGAACCGCGTTTAATTTACTTGGACCATTAAGTAATCCAGCAAGAGTAAAGAACCAATTAGTGGGAGTATTTTCTGCAGACTATCTTGAAAGAATAGTATTATTGTTAAAGTCACGTAATGCAGAAAATGTGATGACGGTATTATCTCATGACGGTCTTGATGAGCTATCCACTACATCAAAAAACCAAATATGTCATCTCAAAAATGGCAAAATCAGTATTAGAGTTCTAAACCCTATAGATTTCGGATTAACAAAAGGATCTTTAGGAGACATTCAGATTTCATCAAAGGATGATGCCATAAAGTCATTTATTTCGGTCTTAAGAGGAACTGCAAATAAATCAATGATCGAGGTAACAGCACTTAATGCAGCAGCGGGTTTGATAATTTCAGACATAGCAGATGATTTTCATGATGCAATACCAATGGCATTAGATTCTATAAAAAGTGGTAAAGCATATGATGCATTTAGAAATTTTATTCGTTTTTGTGGCAATATAGAAAAAGTTGAGGAATTTGAAAAATCATGA
- a CDS encoding indole-3-glycerol-phosphate synthase, with the protein MKDMLQKLANNSQKAIDDGVYNITENLPRSKSSILEEIRKNKHASLITEVKFSSPSLGNIRNISDPVDIARLMAQGGAVGLSILTQPHLFNGSPEYFQKIRKQISIPLLMKDIIIDKTQLDAAEKIGADCILLIQSIFDKKFAKDINEFIAYAHKKNLTVFLEVHTKNEFISSVKTDADVLGINNRNLDTLEIDLNTTKEILKDRKEKRIILSESGIESPKDIKFLHKCGADAFLVGSSIMKSKDIKGYVEKLVLSI; encoded by the coding sequence ATGAAGGATATGCTACAAAAGCTTGCAAATAATTCGCAAAAAGCAATAGACGATGGAGTCTATAATATAACAGAGAACCTCCCACGATCAAAAAGCAGCATACTAGAAGAAATTAGAAAAAACAAACATGCCTCGCTAATTACAGAAGTAAAATTTTCTTCTCCATCACTTGGAAACATTCGTAACATCTCAGACCCAGTAGACATAGCAAGATTGATGGCGCAAGGCGGTGCGGTTGGTCTTTCTATACTAACACAACCTCATCTTTTTAATGGTTCGCCAGAGTATTTTCAAAAAATTCGCAAGCAAATTAGCATACCACTTTTAATGAAAGATATCATAATTGATAAAACACAGTTAGATGCAGCTGAAAAAATAGGTGCTGATTGCATATTGCTCATACAATCAATTTTTGACAAAAAATTTGCCAAAGATATTAATGAATTTATTGCTTATGCACATAAGAAAAACCTAACAGTATTTTTAGAGGTACACACAAAAAATGAATTTATCAGTTCAGTAAAAACGGATGCAGATGTACTTGGAATAAACAATCGTAATTTAGATACATTAGAAATTGATCTAAATACTACAAAAGAGATACTCAAAGATCGAAAAGAAAAGAGAATAATTCTTTCTGAGAGCGGTATAGAATCTCCAAAAGATATCAAATTCCTTCATAAATGTGGTGCAGACGCATTTCTAGTTGGAAGTAGCATAATGAAGAGTAAAGATATCAAGGGATATGTAGAAAAGTTGGTGTTATCAATATGA
- a CDS encoding fibronectin type III domain-containing protein produces the protein MKISLVNLLSILFVIPLVSSVILPAYAEVTSFQTNAGFYKGGNQIVFSGKTAPGDSQNVYIVIYGPDNFALLASGTTDNANNFQIMVDTSTPNNQKNFSVKGIYNATAFVMNKATGKTITFIFSPDGSSITPSSPVSLTATSFSSTEIDLSWLTPTMNGGSPITGYKIERNDGNGFSAIQNTLTLTYQDAGLTPSKQYSYRVSAINSAGTSNPSNVAYATTMSTSTPTTPSSSGTSTQNNTGTTQTTDAQAIYEEIQKRIENAKRLQLTQAKSEKISLNENVNLGDSIGNTSSNTGTTSENNPLSVNFNNMLYPLIALAGVGVIVAVLYAKKNKLWFNSDFKPMNKKNVDDPKKSVEKYNDFVEEDYSFMILKNRLAKGEISIEEFNRLKDALKEP, from the coding sequence ATGAAAATTAGTTTGGTGAATCTACTCTCGATTTTATTTGTAATTCCATTGGTTTCATCAGTAATTTTACCTGCATATGCAGAAGTAACATCGTTTCAAACCAATGCTGGATTTTACAAAGGAGGAAACCAGATTGTTTTTTCTGGCAAAACTGCACCAGGTGATTCACAAAATGTGTATATTGTGATTTATGGTCCTGACAACTTTGCACTTTTAGCGTCTGGAACTACAGATAATGCTAACAATTTTCAAATCATGGTTGATACTAGCACTCCAAATAATCAAAAAAACTTTTCAGTTAAGGGAATTTACAATGCTACTGCATTCGTTATGAATAAAGCAACTGGTAAAACTATAACTTTTATATTTTCACCTGATGGCTCATCAATAACACCATCTTCGCCAGTTAGTCTGACCGCAACTTCTTTCTCATCAACAGAAATTGATCTTTCTTGGTTGACACCTACGATGAATGGAGGTTCGCCGATAACAGGATATAAAATTGAAAGAAATGATGGAAACGGGTTTAGTGCAATTCAAAATACTTTGACATTGACATATCAAGATGCTGGATTGACTCCAAGTAAACAATATTCCTATAGGGTATCTGCAATAAACTCTGCAGGTACAAGTAATCCATCTAACGTAGCGTATGCCACAACCATGTCTACGTCAACACCAACTACACCAAGTTCATCTGGAACCTCAACACAAAATAATACTGGAACTACACAAACCACTGATGCTCAAGCAATTTATGAAGAAATTCAAAAAAGAATTGAAAATGCAAAACGACTACAATTAACGCAAGCAAAATCTGAGAAAATCTCACTGAACGAAAATGTGAATCTTGGAGATTCTATAGGTAATACTTCATCTAATACGGGAACAACATCAGAAAATAACCCATTATCAGTTAATTTTAATAATATGTTGTATCCTCTGATTGCTTTAGCTGGTGTGGGGGTGATCGTGGCAGTTCTTTATGCAAAGAAAAATAAACTATGGTTTAATTCTGATTTCAAACCAATGAATAAGAAGAATGTTGATGATCCTAAAAAATCTGTAGAAAAATATAATGATTTTGTAGAAGAAGATTATTCATTTATGATTTTAAAAAATAGACTTGCCAAAGGAGAAATATCAATTGAAGAGTTCAACAGACTAAAAGATGCGCTTAAAGAACCCTAG
- a CDS encoding aminodeoxychorismate/anthranilate synthase component II, which produces MKFLIIDNYDSFVYNIAQILGELDVTSDVIRNDKITLDEIKKQNYDAIVISPGPGTPEDEKYFGISSKVITELGPTTPILGVCLGHQGIIHAFGGKVVNAGNVRHGKTSPVEHYKSPLFEGVQNPFKATRYHSLVGDKTVIPDVLKVTAVAQDDKEIMAVSHKKYIIEGVQFHPESVMTGEGKKILANFIKLIKK; this is translated from the coding sequence ATGAAATTTTTAATAATTGACAACTACGATTCATTTGTTTACAATATTGCACAGATTCTTGGAGAGCTTGATGTTACATCAGATGTAATCAGAAATGACAAAATAACACTTGATGAGATTAAAAAACAAAATTATGATGCAATAGTGATATCACCGGGACCAGGAACGCCAGAAGATGAGAAATACTTTGGGATAAGTAGTAAAGTAATAACAGAACTAGGTCCAACAACACCAATTCTTGGAGTCTGTTTAGGTCATCAAGGAATCATCCATGCATTTGGCGGAAAAGTTGTAAACGCTGGTAATGTAAGACATGGAAAGACAAGTCCGGTGGAGCATTACAAATCTCCATTATTTGAAGGAGTCCAAAATCCATTCAAAGCTACAAGATACCATTCGCTAGTAGGGGACAAGACTGTGATTCCAGATGTACTCAAAGTAACTGCAGTTGCACAAGATGATAAGGAAATAATGGCAGTAAGTCATAAAAAATACATCATAGAGGGCGTACAGTTTCATCCAGAATCAGTAATGACTGGAGAAGGGAAAAAAATTCTAGCCAATTTCATAAAGTTGATAAAAAAATGA
- the trpB gene encoding tryptophan synthase subunit beta yields MKYPKGGKFGEFGGRYIPETLVPAVEELEEAYLKFKNDKEFKKELSYYLREYAGRPTPLYFAKNLTEKIGGAKIYLKREDLLHGGAHKINNTLGQALLAKKMKKKRIIAETGAGQHGVATAMACASLSLPSEVYMGYKDTQRQKLNVFRMKLLGSLVHPVMEGTQTLKDAINEAIRDWITNVETTYYLLGSAVGPHPYPVMVRDFQSVIGDEIKSQMKAIEKKTPDAIIACVGGGSNAIGTFYPLIDSDTEMFGIEAGGEGIDTYHHSATLMAGSKGVLHGMLTYLLQDKEGQILDTHSVAAGLDYPGVGPEHSYLKDNKRVKYDSVSDQNAIDAFLMLAKYEGIIPALESSHAVAYAIKIARKFSKSDSIVITLSGRGDKDVEVVENYLNQNVKNKK; encoded by the coding sequence ATAAAATACCCAAAAGGAGGAAAGTTTGGTGAATTTGGAGGAAGATACATTCCAGAGACGCTAGTTCCAGCAGTAGAGGAATTAGAAGAGGCTTATCTGAAATTTAAAAATGACAAAGAATTCAAAAAAGAACTATCCTATTATTTACGTGAATATGCAGGAAGACCCACCCCGTTATATTTTGCAAAAAATTTGACTGAAAAAATAGGGGGTGCAAAAATATATCTAAAAAGAGAAGATCTCTTACATGGCGGAGCCCATAAAATAAACAACACATTGGGTCAGGCGCTTCTTGCAAAAAAAATGAAGAAGAAAAGAATCATTGCAGAAACAGGAGCGGGACAACATGGAGTTGCAACTGCAATGGCTTGCGCATCACTTAGTTTGCCATCTGAAGTATACATGGGATATAAGGATACTCAACGCCAAAAGCTAAATGTATTTAGGATGAAACTTCTTGGCTCTTTGGTTCATCCTGTAATGGAGGGAACCCAGACACTTAAAGACGCAATAAACGAAGCAATCAGGGATTGGATTACAAATGTAGAGACCACCTACTATCTTCTTGGTTCAGCTGTTGGCCCACACCCATATCCAGTCATGGTGAGGGACTTTCAATCAGTGATTGGAGATGAGATCAAATCACAGATGAAGGCAATTGAAAAGAAAACTCCAGATGCGATAATTGCGTGCGTTGGCGGAGGCTCTAATGCCATTGGTACATTTTATCCATTGATAGATTCAGATACCGAAATGTTTGGCATTGAGGCAGGTGGAGAAGGAATTGACACATACCATCATTCTGCAACACTAATGGCAGGATCAAAAGGAGTACTACATGGAATGCTAACATATCTTTTACAAGACAAGGAAGGCCAGATTCTTGACACACATAGTGTTGCAGCAGGATTAGATTATCCTGGTGTTGGCCCAGAGCACTCTTACTTGAAAGATAACAAGCGTGTAAAATATGATAGTGTTAGTGATCAGAACGCAATTGATGCATTTTTGATGCTTGCAAAATATGAAGGAATCATACCTGCGTTAGAGTCATCACATGCTGTTGCGTACGCTATAAAAATTGCAAGAAAATTTTCCAAAAGCGATTCTATTGTTATTACTTTATCCGGACGCGGAGATAAAGATGTTGAAGTAGTAGAAAATTATCTGAATCAAAATGTCAAAAATAAAAAATAA
- the ilvD gene encoding dihydroxy-acid dehydratase, translating into MEISSRNVVVGPSRAPHRAMYKAMGLNDEDLGKPFIGVSHTGNEATPCNIHLGRLAQKAKEGVSDSGGTPREFATIAVSDGIAMGHEGMKASLVSREIIADSIEIMVRAHQYDGLVGIAGCDKSLPGTMMGMARLNLPSVFVYGGTIMPGIYEGKQVTVQDVYEAVGSYEAGQLTLEALKNLENVACPNAGSCGGMYTANTMASISEAIGIALPGSASPPAEDPRREKIVYDSGRAVLNLLENGIRPKDIFTFEAFENAITVANAIGGSTNAILHLLALSREIGVRLTLEDFERVRKKTPHIADMRPGGFYVMLDLDKIGGIPILMKSLAKKNLLNENVMTATGKTLKQNLDSIALSFDANQNVLKPIESPIHRTGTLEILRGSLAPDGAVVKVAGVHATEFRGNAKVFDREEDAFDAISKREIKENDVVIIRYEGPKGGPGMREMLGVTAALVGQKLGEKVCLVTDGRFSGATRGLMIGHVSPEAAVGGNIALVKEGDEIIINIEKNTLDMSVSESELAQRRKEWKPRKPNYETGALAKYASLVGSASEGAITSPLGQN; encoded by the coding sequence ATGGAAATATCTAGTAGAAATGTTGTAGTAGGACCATCAAGAGCCCCTCACAGAGCAATGTACAAAGCAATGGGATTAAATGATGAGGATCTTGGAAAACCATTCATTGGTGTATCTCACACTGGAAATGAGGCCACACCATGTAACATACACCTTGGAAGATTAGCCCAAAAAGCAAAGGAGGGAGTAAGTGATTCTGGAGGTACTCCAAGAGAATTTGCAACAATTGCAGTAAGTGATGGCATTGCAATGGGTCATGAAGGTATGAAAGCATCTCTAGTCAGCAGAGAAATAATTGCAGATTCAATTGAGATAATGGTAAGAGCTCATCAATACGACGGATTAGTTGGAATAGCAGGCTGCGATAAAAGTTTACCAGGCACTATGATGGGAATGGCAAGATTGAATCTTCCATCAGTTTTTGTATATGGTGGTACCATCATGCCAGGAATTTATGAAGGAAAGCAAGTCACAGTACAGGATGTTTACGAGGCAGTTGGTTCCTATGAGGCAGGTCAATTAACTCTTGAAGCTTTGAAAAATCTTGAAAACGTAGCATGTCCAAATGCAGGCTCCTGTGGCGGTATGTATACTGCAAATACCATGGCGTCAATTAGCGAAGCAATTGGAATTGCATTACCAGGTAGTGCATCTCCTCCAGCTGAAGATCCACGAAGAGAAAAAATAGTATACGATAGCGGCAGGGCAGTTCTAAATCTTTTAGAAAATGGGATAAGACCAAAAGATATTTTTACATTTGAGGCATTTGAAAATGCAATTACGGTTGCAAATGCAATAGGTGGCTCTACTAATGCAATTCTTCATCTTTTAGCTTTATCTCGTGAGATTGGAGTACGGCTTACACTAGAAGATTTTGAGAGAGTTAGAAAAAAGACGCCTCATATTGCAGACATGAGACCTGGAGGATTTTATGTAATGTTAGATTTAGACAAGATTGGAGGAATTCCAATTTTAATGAAGAGTTTGGCTAAGAAAAATCTCTTAAATGAAAACGTAATGACTGCTACTGGTAAAACTCTCAAGCAGAATCTAGATTCAATTGCACTTTCATTTGATGCTAATCAAAATGTACTCAAACCAATTGAATCCCCAATTCATAGAACTGGAACACTGGAAATTCTCAGAGGTTCACTTGCACCAGATGGTGCAGTTGTAAAAGTAGCTGGAGTACACGCGACAGAATTTCGAGGTAACGCCAAAGTTTTTGATAGAGAAGAAGATGCATTTGATGCCATTTCAAAAAGAGAAATAAAAGAAAACGATGTTGTAATAATAAGATATGAGGGTCCTAAAGGAGGACCCGGTATGAGAGAAATGCTAGGAGTTACTGCTGCACTGGTAGGACAAAAACTTGGAGAAAAAGTTTGCTTAGTAACAGACGGAAGATTCTCAGGTGCGACAAGAGGTCTTATGATAGGCCATGTTTCTCCAGAAGCTGCTGTTGGTGGAAACATCGCTCTAGTAAAAGAAGGTGATGAAATCATAATCAATATTGAAAAAAATACTTTGGATATGTCAGTATCTGAAAGTGAACTTGCACAAAGACGTAAAGAGTGGAAGCCTAGAAAGCCAAATTATGAAACTGGTGCATTAGCGAAATATGCATCACTTGTAGGTTCTGCCTCCGAAGGCGCAATTACTAGTCCACTAGGACAAAACTAA
- a CDS encoding anthranilate synthase component I family protein: MATFGHSKLSIVPLEFTGSQFELYNKISRNYHHSFLFESLTGPEELAETSIMGFDPSIVIKGYADRIVLRDKNANTRTILTNDPLSEIKKLLHEIPDQKYRYLGGAVGIINYDAIRLWEKIPDSHKKEDMPLMEFGIYMDGILYDNKEKKSYYFYYDKNRIDSVRFSETEFEKFSSSEISENLNKQQFENMVDKAKKYIHDGDIFQVVLSRKFKFSAEGDLLRVYKSLRQINPSPYLYHMKMGSRTIIGSSPEMLLRVTGKVVETFPIAGTRPITDNEKKNEILKVEMLNDEKELAEHTMLVDLGRNDIGRVCKYGSVHVKELMAVKKFSHVQHIVTHVVGILDQKYDAFDAMKAVFPAGTVSGAPKIRAMEIIDELEPDERGPYAGAVGYFSFNGCCDFAIAIRTIFFEGKNGFIQTGAGIVSDSKADNEWLETQHKANAMLSALKEASK; this comes from the coding sequence GTGGCCACATTTGGACATTCGAAGCTTAGTATAGTACCCCTAGAGTTTACTGGCTCCCAATTCGAACTATATAATAAAATTTCAAGAAATTATCATCATTCTTTTTTGTTTGAATCATTAACTGGTCCTGAGGAATTAGCAGAAACCTCGATTATGGGATTTGATCCTTCAATTGTAATCAAAGGATATGCAGACAGAATAGTATTACGTGACAAAAATGCAAATACAAGAACAATTCTAACAAACGATCCTCTATCGGAAATAAAAAAACTGCTTCATGAAATTCCTGATCAAAAATATCGCTATCTTGGAGGAGCAGTTGGAATAATAAATTATGATGCCATAAGATTATGGGAAAAGATTCCAGACTCACATAAAAAAGAAGACATGCCACTAATGGAATTTGGAATTTACATGGATGGAATCTTGTATGACAATAAGGAAAAAAAATCATATTATTTTTATTATGATAAAAATAGAATTGACAGTGTAAGATTTTCCGAGACAGAATTTGAAAAGTTTTCGTCGTCAGAAATTTCAGAAAACCTAAACAAACAACAATTTGAAAATATGGTAGACAAGGCAAAAAAATACATACATGATGGAGACATCTTTCAAGTAGTACTTTCTAGAAAATTCAAATTTTCTGCAGAGGGGGATTTACTCAGAGTATACAAATCGCTCAGACAGATAAATCCATCACCTTATCTTTATCATATGAAAATGGGTAGCAGAACCATTATTGGCTCTAGCCCGGAAATGCTACTTAGGGTAACTGGAAAAGTTGTTGAGACATTTCCTATTGCAGGCACTAGACCAATAACAGATAATGAGAAAAAAAACGAGATACTAAAAGTGGAAATGCTAAACGATGAGAAAGAGCTAGCTGAACACACAATGCTTGTAGATCTTGGTCGAAATGACATAGGACGTGTTTGTAAATATGGTTCTGTACATGTAAAAGAGCTCATGGCTGTCAAAAAATTCAGTCATGTACAACACATAGTTACTCATGTTGTTGGAATCTTAGATCAAAAATACGATGCTTTTGATGCAATGAAAGCAGTATTTCCTGCAGGTACTGTTTCTGGTGCACCAAAAATTCGTGCAATGGAGATAATTGACGAGTTAGAGCCTGATGAACGTGGGCCATATGCAGGAGCAGTTGGATATTTTTCTTTTAATGGTTGTTGTGATTTTGCCATTGCAATCAGAACCATATTTTTTGAAGGAAAAAACGGATTTATTCAAACAGGAGCTGGCATAGTTTCAGACTCTAAAGCTGATAATGAATGGTTAGAAACTCAACACAAAGCAAATGCAATGCTTAGTGCGCTAAAGGAGGCATCAAAATGA